The DNA segment AATAATACCTATCATAAATATGCTGCATATTTGAGTTAACTTTTTCAACCTTTGTATTTGTCATCTTTTTTATTGCAATTTTTATTGTAGAGTTTAATTCCTCTTTTTTAAAAGGTTTAACTAAAAATCCAATAGGATCACACTCCAATGCTCTATCAATAGTTGCATCATCACTATATGCTGTTAAAAATATAATAGGAATATCTCTTCTATTTTTAATATCAATTGCCGCTTGAATTCCATCTTGACTATTTTTTAAATTAATATCCATCAAAATAATATCAATAGGTTTGTTTGCTACATAATCTAAAGCCTGTTCATAATTTTTTGCATTTGCAACAATATCAAAACCTAAAAGTTTTAATGATCTATTTATATCTAAAGCAACAATGCTTTCATCTTCTACTATTAATATTTTTATTTTATCCATATTTAATTATAACAAAATATAGATAATGTTCCTTAATATTTCATACAATTTCGTATTAATTACTTTTTAATAAAAATAGATATAATAAAAAACAATATAAAAAGGTCTCATATGAAAAGACTCTTCATAATTAGACATGCAAAATCTGATTGGACAAATCCAGATTTGGATGATTTTGACAGACCTCTAAATGAAAGAGGTAAAAAAGATCTTCCTTTTATGGCAAAAAGAGTTGCCAAAAGAGAGATATGCCCCGATCTTATTATCTCTTCACCAGCTTTTAGAGCAAGAAAAACTGCAAAAGGTTTTGCAAAAGAGATTGGCTATTGTAAAAAAATTATGTATAATGAATACCTTTATGAACCCTCACTTAGAACAATTTTAGATGTTCTAAACTTTATTGATGATCAATATGATGATATTTTTTTAGTTGGGCACAATCCTGGTTTAAATCTATTGGCTTTTTATCTTATTGATTTTAATGAAAATCTACCTACATGTGGTATTCTTGAAATAAAATTTAAATGTGATTCATGGAGAGAAGTATGTAGAAAAAATGCAAAATTTATATCCTTTGATTACCCTAAAAAGAATATAAAAAAAGTTCCATAAAAAATTGATATTTTTTCAATTCTATTTTATTTCAAATAGATTAAAATCATAATTATAAATAACCAAAGGCTATTACAAAATGAAAGAGCTATATATTATAAGACATGCTCAAAAAGAAAATACCGATAATTACGAATATGATTATGATGTTCCATTAACAAAAAGAGGTATTGAAGCTGCAAAAAATTTAGGTACTTTACTAAAAAGAAAAAAAGTTTTACCTGATTTAATTGTTTCAAGCCCAGCTATTAGAGCAAGACAAAGTGCAGAGGTAATTGCAAAAGAGATAGATTACAACAAAGGGGTAATGTATAATGAAGTAATTTATCAAGCATATCTAAATGAATTAGTTGAATCAATTAGTTATACTTATGATAATATTAACTCTCTTATGATAGTAGGACATAATCCTTCATTAACAGCACTAGCGATTACTTTTACAAATTTTAAAACTGAACTGCAAATGGCAACAGCAATAAAAATTGAGTTTGATTGTGACTCTTGGACACAAATAGATAGAAATAATTCAAGGTTTGTAGAGCTTTACGAACTCTAGTTCAAAAGCTCACCAGCAAGGTTACCACTTGCAAAAGACCACTGAAGATTGTAACCTCCACAAGGGCCGTCTAAATCCATCACTTCACCACAAAAATATAGTCCTTCAATGATTTTACTCTGCATTGTTTTTGGATTTATCTCTTTTAAACTTACTCCACCTCTTGTTATCATCGCTTTTTCAAAACCTATATGATCTACAATTGTTAAAGGAGTTGAAACTAATATCTTAATAAGATTTTGTCTAATTGTTCCTTCTAAATCTTTAAACCGTTTATTATAATCAGCGCCAACCAATTTACAAAGTTCATTTAATACTGAAAAAGGCAAAAGGTGTTCAAGTACTTCTTTAATATTGGCATCATTATGTTTTAAAGAGTACTCTTTTATATATAAAAAAAGCTCATCTTCATTTAAACCTTTTATCATATTTATTATAAGTGGCACTTCTTTATACTTTTCAAGTAGTGGTGTAATTTCTCTAGAAAAATCTAATATAACGGGTCCTCTTAACCCCTTTGAAGTAAATATTAAATCTCCACAAGCTTTTAGTTTTTTTGCTTTTTTCAAATCAACTCTTATTTGAGCTTTTGCAATTGTATCTGCTCTACAATTTGAAACCCAACTCTCTTTGGTTATTAATGGTAACATTGCAGGGTAAAGTTCTGTAATTTTGTGTCCTAAAGATTTTGCAAATTTATAACCATCTCCATTTGCACCTAAGCTTGAAAAACCAAGTCCTCCTGTTGCAACAATTACACAAGTTGAATAGTAGTTAGCTATTTGGCTTTTAACCCCTAAAATTTTCTCATTTTCACATAAAATATCAACTATTTTAGTCTCTTTTTTTACCTCAATATTTTGTTTTAATATTTCATTTTCTAAAGCGTTTATTATTGTTTCAGAACTGTGGCTTACAGGAAAAACTCTAAAGCCATCTGGAATATGGGTTTCAACTCCTATAGTATTTAAAAATTCTATCAAACTCTTATAATCAAACTTTTCTAATGCATCTTGCATAAAACGTCCATTTTTACCAAAAGAGTTCATAAAATCTTCATTTGTAAGGGTATTAGTTAAGTTGCATTTCCCTCCACCAGTTGCTTTTAATTTAGGTCCAAGCTTACTTTGTTGTTCACATAAAAGTACTCTTTTACCACTTCTTGCAGCAACTATGGAAGCAATCATTCCAGCAGCTCCAGAACCAATAACTATTAAATCATATTGAATTTTTTCCATGTGGAATATTATCTAAAATCTTTTAATAATTAGTTTTATTGCTTAAATACAAATTTATACTTATTGCTATACAATTCTTAAATATAGATAAAAGGATAGAATATGCTAATTGAATCTTACAATCTAAAAATGCAATCAGCAAGTAGTTTTGTACAAAAACATGAATCATCAATAAACAGTACTTCAATAACACAAAAAATTAATGATAGGCAAAGTGGAGATGATATAAGTAGTTCAAATATACAACAAGTTGATCATAGTAAATCTTTGGTATTTAACTCTGAAGAAAATTTGTCTATCAAAGATAGAATGATTAAAACGCTTATTGAGATGCTTTTAGGTAAGTTCAAAGGCAAAAAAACTAAAGAGAGTATCTACCCTTTTAGCAATGAATTAAAAAACAAAAACTATATTTTTAATCCCTCTTTTTCAAATGGAACTAATATAAACTCATATGGTGCATCATTTGAAACAACAGAGACATATTATCAAAAAAGTTCAGTCTATTTTGAAACAAAAGCAACTATTAACACAAATAATGGTTCTTTTAATATAAATCTTAATCTCTCATATACACAAGAGTTCTATGAACAACACAAAACAAAAATTGAGTTATATGAAGTGAATCTACAAGACCCACTAATAATAAACTTTTCAGATGATGCAAGTGGATTTGATAATATTGATAATGAAATGACTTTTAAGTTTGACATTAATAGTAATAAAGAAAAAGAGGATCTCCCTCTTCTAAAAAAAGGGAGTGGATTTCTAGCTTTAGATAAAAACAATAATAATGAGATAGATGATGGAAGTGAACTATTTGGAGCAAAAACTGGTGATGGGTTTGAAGAGTTAGCTAAGTATGATGAAGATGGAAATAATTGGATTGATGAGGCTGACTCCATTTTTAAAGATTTGAGAATTTGGCAAATAAATGAAAATGGAGAAAATAATCTTATAACTCTTGGACAAGCAGGAGTTGGCGCAATATTTTTATCAAGTATAGCAAGTGGATTTAGTTATTCACAATCTTATGGAAATCAAACTGCAAGTCTAAAAGAATCAAGCATATTTTTAAAAGAGAATGGGGAAGCTGGCTTAATTACAAGTGTAGATTTAGTTGT comes from the Halarcobacter ebronensis genome and includes:
- a CDS encoding response regulator is translated as MDKIKILIVEDESIVALDINRSLKLLGFDIVANAKNYEQALDYVANKPIDIILMDINLKNSQDGIQAAIDIKNRRDIPIIFLTAYSDDATIDRALECDPIGFLVKPFKKEELNSTIKIAIKKMTNTKVEKVNSNMQHIYDRYYYESSTSMLYYDDLPIKLSKTEKSFLTLLVEHKGRIVTFEYIENYIWPDKAVSNSTTRSLIHRFRCKTDPNFIQTITGCGCRLV
- a CDS encoding SixA phosphatase family protein, which codes for MKRLFIIRHAKSDWTNPDLDDFDRPLNERGKKDLPFMAKRVAKREICPDLIISSPAFRARKTAKGFAKEIGYCKKIMYNEYLYEPSLRTILDVLNFIDDQYDDIFLVGHNPGLNLLAFYLIDFNENLPTCGILEIKFKCDSWREVCRKNAKFISFDYPKKNIKKVP
- a CDS encoding SixA phosphatase family protein — encoded protein: MKELYIIRHAQKENTDNYEYDYDVPLTKRGIEAAKNLGTLLKRKKVLPDLIVSSPAIRARQSAEVIAKEIDYNKGVMYNEVIYQAYLNELVESISYTYDNINSLMIVGHNPSLTALAITFTNFKTELQMATAIKIEFDCDSWTQIDRNNSRFVELYEL
- a CDS encoding NAD(P)/FAD-dependent oxidoreductase; this translates as MEKIQYDLIVIGSGAAGMIASIVAARSGKRVLLCEQQSKLGPKLKATGGGKCNLTNTLTNEDFMNSFGKNGRFMQDALEKFDYKSLIEFLNTIGVETHIPDGFRVFPVSHSSETIINALENEILKQNIEVKKETKIVDILCENEKILGVKSQIANYYSTCVIVATGGLGFSSLGANGDGYKFAKSLGHKITELYPAMLPLITKESWVSNCRADTIAKAQIRVDLKKAKKLKACGDLIFTSKGLRGPVILDFSREITPLLEKYKEVPLIINMIKGLNEDELFLYIKEYSLKHNDANIKEVLEHLLPFSVLNELCKLVGADYNKRFKDLEGTIRQNLIKILVSTPLTIVDHIGFEKAMITRGGVSLKEINPKTMQSKIIEGLYFCGEVMDLDGPCGGYNLQWSFASGNLAGELLN